A window of Xyrauchen texanus isolate HMW12.3.18 chromosome 10, RBS_HiC_50CHRs, whole genome shotgun sequence contains these coding sequences:
- the LOC127650371 gene encoding phosphatase and actin regulator 4A-like isoform X5 produces MGQGASTQTLNPNRAYITDDEVDHSVPVGDGANPAGGTPSGKGKFPNLGKIFKPWKWRKKRSSDKFNETSEVLERKISMRKPREELIERGLLKDIPENESKDVNHSKAPPVKNGHSAPLPGDHRSDTASEVKGTSSQPQGDKQRNSLAPEPERRNRAPSDVSRNRQPLDVDARTRFPPETDHRSRLESDSDRRVGTLPRESHSQDEGRYRRDEREEKGIRDKDSDRRDRKDDRDRDRRDKDKRDARPDKEDWHARDGRSERDERERDRRSDREKQEDKDWRDNRDRKELRDRKEDHEKRDEPERGDDREQKEPNERREDWERKEERERREERERKDDRDRKEVTKKQVSDEKLVRPQSEIDMRPSIQKSSSEIGLKVRPVSEAVQSSSLPQYTPAEDESRLRTASTLQRYSKAPPPQYWTSCRQQPDSGVYLSLPTYLCHRGSQLRPVDLSQTAVPVKPSPPIPPKRTTPVTKRHSDDSSTNQPEPPSTGPAPVPVLAPALPPVQSDDGSNGSSEEFSPPPTHIPPSPPRAHMAPHMDPPSPTTEPPSQPPLSLHIRIQRALNNPSPSQPKQDRSQRAHSLLFELPEVLAEAPGGGRFSLPVTIEPLRLPEDDDFDIEEELQKLRPTPQPARQPELEPRSRRGLVGDPRVTVIPEDGGPGNSEDEEDSDSDGPINYRDEEDDDDEEDVPTSGLASRVKRKDTLAMKLERQQEKEQSQEQDNSTWKNKEQWEALRNQIGSTLTRRLSQRPTAQELEQRNILLAKNEADRRAERSEIKRRLTRKLSQRPTIAELQARKILRFHEYVECTSAQDYDRRADKPWTKLTPADKAAIRKELNEFKSSEMEVHEESRIYTRFHRP; encoded by the exons ATGATGAAGTCGACCATAGTGTGCCAGTTGGTGATGGGGCGAATCCAGCAGGAGGAACCCCTTCGGGAAAGGGCAAGTTCCCCAACCTGGGCAAGATTTTCAAACCCTGGAAGTGGAGGAAGAAAAGAAGCAGTGATAAGTTCAATGAAACATCAGAAG TGCTGGAAAGGAAGATATCGATGAGGAAGCCCAGAGAGGAGTTGATAGAGCGAGGGTTGCTAAAGGACATCCCGGAGAATG AGAGCAAAGATGTGAATCACTCCAAAGCTCCTCCGGTTAAAAATGGCCACTCTGCACCACTGCCAGGAGACCACAGGTCAGATACAGCATCAGAAGTCAAGGGAACATCATCGCAGCCACAGGGAGATAAACAAAGGAATAGCCTCGCACCAGAACCGGAGCGCCGCAACAGAGCGCCCTCGGATGTTAGTCGGAACCGCCAGCCTCTAGACGTAGATGCTCGAACTCGGTTTCCACCTGAAACGGACCACCGCAGCCGACTGGAATCAGATTCGGACAGACGAGTGGGAACGTTACCAAGAGAGAGTCACAGTCAGGATGAGGGAAGATATCGGAGAGACGAGAGGGAAGAGAAAGGGATCAGAGACAAAGACAGTGACAGACGGGACAGAAAAGATGACCGGGACCGAGATAGAAGAGACAAAGACAAGAGGGATGCAAGACCAGATAAAGAGGACTGGCACGCAAGAGATGGAAGATCCGAACGAGATGAACGTGAGAGAGACAGACGTAGTGACAGGGAAAAGCAGGAAGACAAAGACTGGAGAGATAACAGAGACAGGAAAGAGCTGAGAGACAGGAAGGAAGATCATGAAAAGAGGGACGAGCCTGAAAGGGGAGATGATCGTGAACAAAAGGAACCGAATGAAAGGAGGGAAGACTGGGAAAGAAAAGAGGAACGGGAGCGACGTGAGGAGCGTGAGAGAAAAGATGACAGAGACAGGAAGGAGGTCACAAAGAAACAGGTGTCTGATGAAAAATTAGTGCGGCCTCAGTCAGAGATAGACATGCGGCCCAGTATTCAGAAGAGCTCGTCTGAAATCGGCCTAAAGGTCCGGCCGGTTTCTGAGGCTGTCCAGAGCAGCTCACTGCCGCAATACACACCCGCTGAGGACGAGTCAAGATTGCGAACAG CTTCAACGTTACAGAGGTATAGCAAAGCTCCACCACCTCAGTACTGGACAAGCTGCAGACAACAGCCAGATTCCGGAGTCTATCTCTCCTTGCCAACCTACCTCTGCCACAGGGGTTCTCAGCTCCGCCCAG TGGATCTCTCTCAAACTGCAGTCCCAGTCAAGCCATCTCCTCCCATTCCTCCAAAGAGGACTACACCTGTGACCAAACGTCACTCAGATGACTCCTCAACCAATCAGCCTGAGCCTCCTTCCACAGGCCCCGCTCCCGTCCCTGTGCTGGCCCCTGCCCTGCCCCCTGTCCAATCAGACGATGGCAGTAATGGAAGCTCTGAAGAGTTCTCTCCTCCACCAACCCACATCCCCCCATCCCCTCCTCGGGCCCATATGGCCCCTCATATGGACCCGCCCAGCCCAACCACAGAGCCGCCCTCTCAGCCACCCTTATCTCTGCACATTCGCATTCAGAGGGCCTTGAACAATCCTAGCCCATCCCAGCCCAAACAGGACAGATCCCAGCGGGCACACTCACTTCTGTTTGAGCTGCCAGAGGTCCTTGCTGAGGCCCCAGGAGGAGGGCGATTCTCGCTTCCAGTCACTATCGAACCTCTCCGACT GCCTGAGGATGATGATTTTGACATTGAAGAAGAGCTGCAGAAGCTGCGACCGACCCCTCAGCCCGCACGACAGCCAGAGCTGGAGCCACGGAGCCGCCGAGGTCTGGTGGGCGACCCTCGAGTCACGGTCATACCTGAGGACGGTGGACCTGGAAACAGTGAGGATGAGGAAGACAGCGACTCTGACGGGCCCATTAATTACAGAgatgaggaagatgatgatgatgaggaagatGTTCCCACAA GTGGTCTTGCGAGTCGTGTGAAGCGCAAGGATACTCTGGCAATGAAGTTGGAGCGTCAGCAGGAGAAGGAACAGTCTCAAGAGCAGGACAACAGCACCTGGAAGAACAAAGAGCAATGGGAGGCACTTCGCAACCAGATTGGCAGCACACTCACAAG GAGGTTGAGTCAGAGACCCACGGCACAAGAACTCGAGCAGAGAAATATTCTCCTAG CCAAGAATGAAGCTGACAGACGGGCAGAGAGAAGTGAGATCAAACGCAGGCTGACCAGAAAG TTATCACAGAGGCCTACAATAGCGGAGCTTCAGGCCAGAAAGATCCTGCGTTTTCATGAGTACGTGGAGTGCACTTCAGCTCAAGACTATGACCGCCGCGCTGACAAACCCTGGACCAAACTCACGCCTGCTGACAAG GCGGCCATAAGAAAAGAATTGAATGAGTTTAAGAGCTCAGAAATGGAGGTACATGAGGAGAGCAGGATTTACACCAG GTTTCATCGGCCATAA
- the LOC127650371 gene encoding phosphatase and actin regulator 4A-like isoform X6: MGQGASTQTLNPNRAYITDDEVDHSVPVGDGANPAGGTPSGKGKFPNLGKIFKPWKWRKKRSSDKFNETSEVLERKISMRKPREELIERGLLKDIPENESKDVNHSKAPPVKNGHSAPLPGDHRSDTASEVKGTSSQPQGDKQRNSLAPEPERRNRAPSDVSRNRQPLDVDARTRFPPETDHRSRLESDSDRRVGTLPRESHSQDEGRYRRDEREEKGIRDKDSDRRDRKDDRDRDRRDKDKRDARPDKEDWHARDGRSERDERERDRRSDREKQEDKDWRDNRDRKELRDRKEDHEKRDEPERGDDREQKEPNERREDWERKEERERREERERKDDRDRKEVTKKQVSDEKLVRPQSEIDMRPSIQKSSSEIGLKVRPVSEAVQSSSLPQYTPAEDESRLRTVDLSQTAVPVKPSPPIPPKRTTPVTKRHSDDSSTNQPEPPSTGPAPVPVLAPALPPVQSDDGSNGSSEEFSPPPTHIPPSPPRAHMAPHMDPPSPTTEPPSQPPLSLHIRIQRALNNPSPSQPKQDRSQRAHSLLFELPEVLAEAPGGGRFSLPVTIEPLRLPEDDDFDIEEELQKLRPTPQPARQPELEPRSRRGLVGDPRVTVIPEDGGPGNSEDEEDSDSDGPINYRDEEDDDDEEDVPTSGLASRVKRKDTLAMKLERQQEKEQSQEQDNSTWKNKEQWEALRNQIGSTLTRRLSQRPTAQELEQRNILLAKNEADRRAERSEIKRRLTRKLSQRPTIAELQARKILRFHEYVECTSAQDYDRRADKPWTKLTPADKAAIRKELNEFKSSEMEVHEESRIYTRFHRP, translated from the exons ATGATGAAGTCGACCATAGTGTGCCAGTTGGTGATGGGGCGAATCCAGCAGGAGGAACCCCTTCGGGAAAGGGCAAGTTCCCCAACCTGGGCAAGATTTTCAAACCCTGGAAGTGGAGGAAGAAAAGAAGCAGTGATAAGTTCAATGAAACATCAGAAG TGCTGGAAAGGAAGATATCGATGAGGAAGCCCAGAGAGGAGTTGATAGAGCGAGGGTTGCTAAAGGACATCCCGGAGAATG AGAGCAAAGATGTGAATCACTCCAAAGCTCCTCCGGTTAAAAATGGCCACTCTGCACCACTGCCAGGAGACCACAGGTCAGATACAGCATCAGAAGTCAAGGGAACATCATCGCAGCCACAGGGAGATAAACAAAGGAATAGCCTCGCACCAGAACCGGAGCGCCGCAACAGAGCGCCCTCGGATGTTAGTCGGAACCGCCAGCCTCTAGACGTAGATGCTCGAACTCGGTTTCCACCTGAAACGGACCACCGCAGCCGACTGGAATCAGATTCGGACAGACGAGTGGGAACGTTACCAAGAGAGAGTCACAGTCAGGATGAGGGAAGATATCGGAGAGACGAGAGGGAAGAGAAAGGGATCAGAGACAAAGACAGTGACAGACGGGACAGAAAAGATGACCGGGACCGAGATAGAAGAGACAAAGACAAGAGGGATGCAAGACCAGATAAAGAGGACTGGCACGCAAGAGATGGAAGATCCGAACGAGATGAACGTGAGAGAGACAGACGTAGTGACAGGGAAAAGCAGGAAGACAAAGACTGGAGAGATAACAGAGACAGGAAAGAGCTGAGAGACAGGAAGGAAGATCATGAAAAGAGGGACGAGCCTGAAAGGGGAGATGATCGTGAACAAAAGGAACCGAATGAAAGGAGGGAAGACTGGGAAAGAAAAGAGGAACGGGAGCGACGTGAGGAGCGTGAGAGAAAAGATGACAGAGACAGGAAGGAGGTCACAAAGAAACAGGTGTCTGATGAAAAATTAGTGCGGCCTCAGTCAGAGATAGACATGCGGCCCAGTATTCAGAAGAGCTCGTCTGAAATCGGCCTAAAGGTCCGGCCGGTTTCTGAGGCTGTCCAGAGCAGCTCACTGCCGCAATACACACCCGCTGAGGACGAGTCAAGATTGCGAACAG TGGATCTCTCTCAAACTGCAGTCCCAGTCAAGCCATCTCCTCCCATTCCTCCAAAGAGGACTACACCTGTGACCAAACGTCACTCAGATGACTCCTCAACCAATCAGCCTGAGCCTCCTTCCACAGGCCCCGCTCCCGTCCCTGTGCTGGCCCCTGCCCTGCCCCCTGTCCAATCAGACGATGGCAGTAATGGAAGCTCTGAAGAGTTCTCTCCTCCACCAACCCACATCCCCCCATCCCCTCCTCGGGCCCATATGGCCCCTCATATGGACCCGCCCAGCCCAACCACAGAGCCGCCCTCTCAGCCACCCTTATCTCTGCACATTCGCATTCAGAGGGCCTTGAACAATCCTAGCCCATCCCAGCCCAAACAGGACAGATCCCAGCGGGCACACTCACTTCTGTTTGAGCTGCCAGAGGTCCTTGCTGAGGCCCCAGGAGGAGGGCGATTCTCGCTTCCAGTCACTATCGAACCTCTCCGACT GCCTGAGGATGATGATTTTGACATTGAAGAAGAGCTGCAGAAGCTGCGACCGACCCCTCAGCCCGCACGACAGCCAGAGCTGGAGCCACGGAGCCGCCGAGGTCTGGTGGGCGACCCTCGAGTCACGGTCATACCTGAGGACGGTGGACCTGGAAACAGTGAGGATGAGGAAGACAGCGACTCTGACGGGCCCATTAATTACAGAgatgaggaagatgatgatgatgaggaagatGTTCCCACAA GTGGTCTTGCGAGTCGTGTGAAGCGCAAGGATACTCTGGCAATGAAGTTGGAGCGTCAGCAGGAGAAGGAACAGTCTCAAGAGCAGGACAACAGCACCTGGAAGAACAAAGAGCAATGGGAGGCACTTCGCAACCAGATTGGCAGCACACTCACAAG GAGGTTGAGTCAGAGACCCACGGCACAAGAACTCGAGCAGAGAAATATTCTCCTAG CCAAGAATGAAGCTGACAGACGGGCAGAGAGAAGTGAGATCAAACGCAGGCTGACCAGAAAG TTATCACAGAGGCCTACAATAGCGGAGCTTCAGGCCAGAAAGATCCTGCGTTTTCATGAGTACGTGGAGTGCACTTCAGCTCAAGACTATGACCGCCGCGCTGACAAACCCTGGACCAAACTCACGCCTGCTGACAAG GCGGCCATAAGAAAAGAATTGAATGAGTTTAAGAGCTCAGAAATGGAGGTACATGAGGAGAGCAGGATTTACACCAG GTTTCATCGGCCATAA
- the LOC127650371 gene encoding phosphatase and actin regulator 4A-like isoform X3, translating to MENHDDEVDHSVPVGDGANPAGGTPSGKGKFPNLGKIFKPWKWRKKRSSDKFNETSEVLERKISMRKPREELIERGLLKDIPENESKDVNHSKAPPVKNGHSAPLPGDHRSDTASEVKGTSSQPQGDKQRNSLAPEPERRNRAPSDVSRNRQPLDVDARTRFPPETDHRSRLESDSDRRVGTLPRESHSQDEGRYRRDEREEKGIRDKDSDRRDRKDDRDRDRRDKDKRDARPDKEDWHARDGRSERDERERDRRSDREKQEDKDWRDNRDRKELRDRKEDHEKRDEPERGDDREQKEPNERREDWERKEERERREERERKDDRDRKEVTKKQVSDEKLVRPQSEIDMRPSIQKSSSEIGLKVRPVSEAVQSSSLPQYTPAEDESRLRTGSVGVRFTPEPNPGITSTKESQQPTKHAILPPKWLMAASSSTEPAQAPSSSFSSLSSSSSSSAPPIVKPPPRTVSLNVDDSSCSNPVPPVTTGDQETLPTVPTHLAPPVPLPPKQPPVPPPKPAHHNSNTAVQASTLQRYSKAPPPQYWTSCRQQPDSGVYLSLPTYLCHRGSQLRPVDLSQTAVPVKPSPPIPPKRTTPVTKRHSDDSSTNQPEPPSTGPAPVPVLAPALPPVQSDDGSNGSSEEFSPPPTHIPPSPPRAHMAPHMDPPSPTTEPPSQPPLSLHIRIQRALNNPSPSQPKQDRSQRAHSLLFELPEVLAEAPGGGRFSLPVTIEPLRLPEDDDFDIEEELQKLRPTPQPARQPELEPRSRRGLVGDPRVTVIPEDGGPGNSEDEEDSDSDGPINYRDEEDDDDEEDVPTSGLASRVKRKDTLAMKLERQQEKEQSQEQDNSTWKNKEQWEALRNQIGSTLTRRLSQRPTAQELEQRNILLAKNEADRRAERSEIKRRLTRKLSQRPTIAELQARKILRFHEYVECTSAQDYDRRADKPWTKLTPADKAAIRKELNEFKSSEMEVHEESRIYTRFHRP from the exons ATGATGAAGTCGACCATAGTGTGCCAGTTGGTGATGGGGCGAATCCAGCAGGAGGAACCCCTTCGGGAAAGGGCAAGTTCCCCAACCTGGGCAAGATTTTCAAACCCTGGAAGTGGAGGAAGAAAAGAAGCAGTGATAAGTTCAATGAAACATCAGAAG TGCTGGAAAGGAAGATATCGATGAGGAAGCCCAGAGAGGAGTTGATAGAGCGAGGGTTGCTAAAGGACATCCCGGAGAATG AGAGCAAAGATGTGAATCACTCCAAAGCTCCTCCGGTTAAAAATGGCCACTCTGCACCACTGCCAGGAGACCACAGGTCAGATACAGCATCAGAAGTCAAGGGAACATCATCGCAGCCACAGGGAGATAAACAAAGGAATAGCCTCGCACCAGAACCGGAGCGCCGCAACAGAGCGCCCTCGGATGTTAGTCGGAACCGCCAGCCTCTAGACGTAGATGCTCGAACTCGGTTTCCACCTGAAACGGACCACCGCAGCCGACTGGAATCAGATTCGGACAGACGAGTGGGAACGTTACCAAGAGAGAGTCACAGTCAGGATGAGGGAAGATATCGGAGAGACGAGAGGGAAGAGAAAGGGATCAGAGACAAAGACAGTGACAGACGGGACAGAAAAGATGACCGGGACCGAGATAGAAGAGACAAAGACAAGAGGGATGCAAGACCAGATAAAGAGGACTGGCACGCAAGAGATGGAAGATCCGAACGAGATGAACGTGAGAGAGACAGACGTAGTGACAGGGAAAAGCAGGAAGACAAAGACTGGAGAGATAACAGAGACAGGAAAGAGCTGAGAGACAGGAAGGAAGATCATGAAAAGAGGGACGAGCCTGAAAGGGGAGATGATCGTGAACAAAAGGAACCGAATGAAAGGAGGGAAGACTGGGAAAGAAAAGAGGAACGGGAGCGACGTGAGGAGCGTGAGAGAAAAGATGACAGAGACAGGAAGGAGGTCACAAAGAAACAGGTGTCTGATGAAAAATTAGTGCGGCCTCAGTCAGAGATAGACATGCGGCCCAGTATTCAGAAGAGCTCGTCTGAAATCGGCCTAAAGGTCCGGCCGGTTTCTGAGGCTGTCCAGAGCAGCTCACTGCCGCAATACACACCCGCTGAGGACGAGTCAAGATTGCGAACAG GATCAGTGGGTGTACGGTTCACTCCTGAGCCCAACCCTGGAATAACCTCCACTAAAGAGTCACAGCAGCCCACTAAACATGCCATCCTCCCTCCCAAATGGCTGATGGCTGCTTCCTCCTCCACCGAGCCTGCTCAAGCCCCATCCTCATCCTTCTCCTCtttatcatcatcttcatcatcctcagCTCCCCCCATTGTGAAGCCTCCTCCCCGGACTGTGTCTTTAAATGTAGATGACTCCTCATGTAGTAATCCTGTTCCCCCCGTAACAACAGGAGACCAGGAGACCCTGCCCACAGTTCCCACACACCTGGCACCTCCAGTCCCTCTTCCCCCTAAACAGCCCCCTGTGCCCCCTCCCAAACCCGCCCATCACAACAGCAACACTGCAGTACAAG CTTCAACGTTACAGAGGTATAGCAAAGCTCCACCACCTCAGTACTGGACAAGCTGCAGACAACAGCCAGATTCCGGAGTCTATCTCTCCTTGCCAACCTACCTCTGCCACAGGGGTTCTCAGCTCCGCCCAG TGGATCTCTCTCAAACTGCAGTCCCAGTCAAGCCATCTCCTCCCATTCCTCCAAAGAGGACTACACCTGTGACCAAACGTCACTCAGATGACTCCTCAACCAATCAGCCTGAGCCTCCTTCCACAGGCCCCGCTCCCGTCCCTGTGCTGGCCCCTGCCCTGCCCCCTGTCCAATCAGACGATGGCAGTAATGGAAGCTCTGAAGAGTTCTCTCCTCCACCAACCCACATCCCCCCATCCCCTCCTCGGGCCCATATGGCCCCTCATATGGACCCGCCCAGCCCAACCACAGAGCCGCCCTCTCAGCCACCCTTATCTCTGCACATTCGCATTCAGAGGGCCTTGAACAATCCTAGCCCATCCCAGCCCAAACAGGACAGATCCCAGCGGGCACACTCACTTCTGTTTGAGCTGCCAGAGGTCCTTGCTGAGGCCCCAGGAGGAGGGCGATTCTCGCTTCCAGTCACTATCGAACCTCTCCGACT GCCTGAGGATGATGATTTTGACATTGAAGAAGAGCTGCAGAAGCTGCGACCGACCCCTCAGCCCGCACGACAGCCAGAGCTGGAGCCACGGAGCCGCCGAGGTCTGGTGGGCGACCCTCGAGTCACGGTCATACCTGAGGACGGTGGACCTGGAAACAGTGAGGATGAGGAAGACAGCGACTCTGACGGGCCCATTAATTACAGAgatgaggaagatgatgatgatgaggaagatGTTCCCACAA GTGGTCTTGCGAGTCGTGTGAAGCGCAAGGATACTCTGGCAATGAAGTTGGAGCGTCAGCAGGAGAAGGAACAGTCTCAAGAGCAGGACAACAGCACCTGGAAGAACAAAGAGCAATGGGAGGCACTTCGCAACCAGATTGGCAGCACACTCACAAG GAGGTTGAGTCAGAGACCCACGGCACAAGAACTCGAGCAGAGAAATATTCTCCTAG CCAAGAATGAAGCTGACAGACGGGCAGAGAGAAGTGAGATCAAACGCAGGCTGACCAGAAAG TTATCACAGAGGCCTACAATAGCGGAGCTTCAGGCCAGAAAGATCCTGCGTTTTCATGAGTACGTGGAGTGCACTTCAGCTCAAGACTATGACCGCCGCGCTGACAAACCCTGGACCAAACTCACGCCTGCTGACAAG GCGGCCATAAGAAAAGAATTGAATGAGTTTAAGAGCTCAGAAATGGAGGTACATGAGGAGAGCAGGATTTACACCAG GTTTCATCGGCCATAA
- the LOC127650371 gene encoding phosphatase and actin regulator 4A-like isoform X1, whose protein sequence is MGQGASTQTLNPNRAYITDDEVDHSVPVGDGANPAGGTPSGKGKFPNLGKIFKPWKWRKKRSSDKFNETSEVLERKISMRKPREELIERGLLKDIPENESKDVNHSKAPPVKNGHSAPLPGDHRSDTASEVKGTSSQPQGDKQRNSLAPEPERRNRAPSDVSRNRQPLDVDARTRFPPETDHRSRLESDSDRRVGTLPRESHSQDEGRYRRDEREEKGIRDKDSDRRDRKDDRDRDRRDKDKRDARPDKEDWHARDGRSERDERERDRRSDREKQEDKDWRDNRDRKELRDRKEDHEKRDEPERGDDREQKEPNERREDWERKEERERREERERKDDRDRKEVTKKQVSDEKLVRPQSEIDMRPSIQKSSSEIGLKVRPVSEAVQSSSLPQYTPAEDESRLRTGSVGVRFTPEPNPGITSTKESQQPTKHAILPPKWLMAASSSTEPAQAPSSSFSSLSSSSSSSAPPIVKPPPRTVSLNVDDSSCSNPVPPVTTGDQETLPTVPTHLAPPVPLPPKQPPVPPPKPAHHNSNTAVQASTLQRYSKAPPPQYWTSCRQQPDSGVYLSLPTYLCHRGSQLRPVDLSQTAVPVKPSPPIPPKRTTPVTKRHSDDSSTNQPEPPSTGPAPVPVLAPALPPVQSDDGSNGSSEEFSPPPTHIPPSPPRAHMAPHMDPPSPTTEPPSQPPLSLHIRIQRALNNPSPSQPKQDRSQRAHSLLFELPEVLAEAPGGGRFSLPVTIEPLRLPEDDDFDIEEELQKLRPTPQPARQPELEPRSRRGLVGDPRVTVIPEDGGPGNSEDEEDSDSDGPINYRDEEDDDDEEDVPTSGLASRVKRKDTLAMKLERQQEKEQSQEQDNSTWKNKEQWEALRNQIGSTLTRRLSQRPTAQELEQRNILLAKNEADRRAERSEIKRRLTRKLSQRPTIAELQARKILRFHEYVECTSAQDYDRRADKPWTKLTPADKAAIRKELNEFKSSEMEVHEESRIYTRFHRP, encoded by the exons ATGATGAAGTCGACCATAGTGTGCCAGTTGGTGATGGGGCGAATCCAGCAGGAGGAACCCCTTCGGGAAAGGGCAAGTTCCCCAACCTGGGCAAGATTTTCAAACCCTGGAAGTGGAGGAAGAAAAGAAGCAGTGATAAGTTCAATGAAACATCAGAAG TGCTGGAAAGGAAGATATCGATGAGGAAGCCCAGAGAGGAGTTGATAGAGCGAGGGTTGCTAAAGGACATCCCGGAGAATG AGAGCAAAGATGTGAATCACTCCAAAGCTCCTCCGGTTAAAAATGGCCACTCTGCACCACTGCCAGGAGACCACAGGTCAGATACAGCATCAGAAGTCAAGGGAACATCATCGCAGCCACAGGGAGATAAACAAAGGAATAGCCTCGCACCAGAACCGGAGCGCCGCAACAGAGCGCCCTCGGATGTTAGTCGGAACCGCCAGCCTCTAGACGTAGATGCTCGAACTCGGTTTCCACCTGAAACGGACCACCGCAGCCGACTGGAATCAGATTCGGACAGACGAGTGGGAACGTTACCAAGAGAGAGTCACAGTCAGGATGAGGGAAGATATCGGAGAGACGAGAGGGAAGAGAAAGGGATCAGAGACAAAGACAGTGACAGACGGGACAGAAAAGATGACCGGGACCGAGATAGAAGAGACAAAGACAAGAGGGATGCAAGACCAGATAAAGAGGACTGGCACGCAAGAGATGGAAGATCCGAACGAGATGAACGTGAGAGAGACAGACGTAGTGACAGGGAAAAGCAGGAAGACAAAGACTGGAGAGATAACAGAGACAGGAAAGAGCTGAGAGACAGGAAGGAAGATCATGAAAAGAGGGACGAGCCTGAAAGGGGAGATGATCGTGAACAAAAGGAACCGAATGAAAGGAGGGAAGACTGGGAAAGAAAAGAGGAACGGGAGCGACGTGAGGAGCGTGAGAGAAAAGATGACAGAGACAGGAAGGAGGTCACAAAGAAACAGGTGTCTGATGAAAAATTAGTGCGGCCTCAGTCAGAGATAGACATGCGGCCCAGTATTCAGAAGAGCTCGTCTGAAATCGGCCTAAAGGTCCGGCCGGTTTCTGAGGCTGTCCAGAGCAGCTCACTGCCGCAATACACACCCGCTGAGGACGAGTCAAGATTGCGAACAG GATCAGTGGGTGTACGGTTCACTCCTGAGCCCAACCCTGGAATAACCTCCACTAAAGAGTCACAGCAGCCCACTAAACATGCCATCCTCCCTCCCAAATGGCTGATGGCTGCTTCCTCCTCCACCGAGCCTGCTCAAGCCCCATCCTCATCCTTCTCCTCtttatcatcatcttcatcatcctcagCTCCCCCCATTGTGAAGCCTCCTCCCCGGACTGTGTCTTTAAATGTAGATGACTCCTCATGTAGTAATCCTGTTCCCCCCGTAACAACAGGAGACCAGGAGACCCTGCCCACAGTTCCCACACACCTGGCACCTCCAGTCCCTCTTCCCCCTAAACAGCCCCCTGTGCCCCCTCCCAAACCCGCCCATCACAACAGCAACACTGCAGTACAAG CTTCAACGTTACAGAGGTATAGCAAAGCTCCACCACCTCAGTACTGGACAAGCTGCAGACAACAGCCAGATTCCGGAGTCTATCTCTCCTTGCCAACCTACCTCTGCCACAGGGGTTCTCAGCTCCGCCCAG TGGATCTCTCTCAAACTGCAGTCCCAGTCAAGCCATCTCCTCCCATTCCTCCAAAGAGGACTACACCTGTGACCAAACGTCACTCAGATGACTCCTCAACCAATCAGCCTGAGCCTCCTTCCACAGGCCCCGCTCCCGTCCCTGTGCTGGCCCCTGCCCTGCCCCCTGTCCAATCAGACGATGGCAGTAATGGAAGCTCTGAAGAGTTCTCTCCTCCACCAACCCACATCCCCCCATCCCCTCCTCGGGCCCATATGGCCCCTCATATGGACCCGCCCAGCCCAACCACAGAGCCGCCCTCTCAGCCACCCTTATCTCTGCACATTCGCATTCAGAGGGCCTTGAACAATCCTAGCCCATCCCAGCCCAAACAGGACAGATCCCAGCGGGCACACTCACTTCTGTTTGAGCTGCCAGAGGTCCTTGCTGAGGCCCCAGGAGGAGGGCGATTCTCGCTTCCAGTCACTATCGAACCTCTCCGACT GCCTGAGGATGATGATTTTGACATTGAAGAAGAGCTGCAGAAGCTGCGACCGACCCCTCAGCCCGCACGACAGCCAGAGCTGGAGCCACGGAGCCGCCGAGGTCTGGTGGGCGACCCTCGAGTCACGGTCATACCTGAGGACGGTGGACCTGGAAACAGTGAGGATGAGGAAGACAGCGACTCTGACGGGCCCATTAATTACAGAgatgaggaagatgatgatgatgaggaagatGTTCCCACAA GTGGTCTTGCGAGTCGTGTGAAGCGCAAGGATACTCTGGCAATGAAGTTGGAGCGTCAGCAGGAGAAGGAACAGTCTCAAGAGCAGGACAACAGCACCTGGAAGAACAAAGAGCAATGGGAGGCACTTCGCAACCAGATTGGCAGCACACTCACAAG GAGGTTGAGTCAGAGACCCACGGCACAAGAACTCGAGCAGAGAAATATTCTCCTAG CCAAGAATGAAGCTGACAGACGGGCAGAGAGAAGTGAGATCAAACGCAGGCTGACCAGAAAG TTATCACAGAGGCCTACAATAGCGGAGCTTCAGGCCAGAAAGATCCTGCGTTTTCATGAGTACGTGGAGTGCACTTCAGCTCAAGACTATGACCGCCGCGCTGACAAACCCTGGACCAAACTCACGCCTGCTGACAAG GCGGCCATAAGAAAAGAATTGAATGAGTTTAAGAGCTCAGAAATGGAGGTACATGAGGAGAGCAGGATTTACACCAG GTTTCATCGGCCATAA